One genomic window of Pungitius pungitius chromosome 11, fPunPun2.1, whole genome shotgun sequence includes the following:
- the LOC119198087 gene encoding myelin-associated glycoprotein-like, translating to MAAALTLLLIGSLLQGSQSKEFQAFMPQTIEVLTGSCVTIPCSFEIKDEYESDLDDTCGAKWTKDNNLVFNSKDPQTPSNNGELTGNLRKKDCTTTLNNIQPAGNYTFIFRVECNNGLKWSFAVQAALLSVKDDPPRPTLTPSALKVEEGASVSLRCSAPAPCLSHPPNVTWTKGLGDIVETLQNNSDKNKVLTSVVTFTASHKHHGETIFCKASYHKQNGSAESAVSLKADVSYAPQILPSSDCIRAGDQLNCSCVTLGNPPPTVRWHVNESPVNHSDELLISSERLNDTTRWSIITLNKQQEAGLSSLLCCSMNSVGSATQQFSVNSKSPGVYHVH from the exons ATGGCTGCAGCTCTGACTCTCCTTCTCATTGGTTCTCTGCTGCAAG GTTCTCAGAGTAAAGAGTTTCAGGCATTTATGCCGCAGACTATAGAGGTTCTTACAGGATCCTGTGTGACCATCCCCTGCTCCTTTGAGATAAAAGATGAATATGAATCAGATTTAGATGACACATGTGGAGCAAAATGGACAAAAGATAATAATCTTGTGTTTAACAGCAAAGATCCACAAACACCTTCAAATAATGGAGAACTGACAGGAAACTTGAGAAAAAAAGACTGCACCACAACCCTGAACAACATTCAACCTGCTGGCAACTATACATTTATCTTCAGAGTGGAATGTAACAACGGTCTAAAATGGAGTTTTGCTGTACAAGCAGCACTTCTTTCAGTCAAAG ATGATCCTCCCAGACCGACTCTGACTCCGTCAGctctgaaggtggaggagggagcctCAGTGAGTTTGAGGTgctctgctccagctccatgtcTGTCTCATCCTCCAAATGTGACATGGACCAAAGGCCTGGGGGACATTGTGGAGACACTGCAGAATAATagtgacaaaaacaaagtcCTGACCTCTGTAGTGACCTTCACTGCCTCTCACAAGCATCATGGAGAGACCATCTTCTGTAAGGCCTCCTACCACAAACAGAATGGAAGCGCTGAGTCAGCTGTTAGTTTAAAGGCTGATGTTTCAT ATGCACCACAGATCCTTCCCTCATCCGACTGCATCAGAGCTGGAGACCAGCTCAACTGCTCCTGTGTCACTCTGGGAAATCCTCCTCCCACTGTACGCTGGCATGTGAACGagtcacctgtcaatcactccgACGAGCTTTTGATAAGCAGCGAGCGTCTAAATGACACAACCAGGTGGAGCATCATCACACTGAATAAACAGCAGGAGGCGGGTCTTTCCTCCCTGCTCTGCTGCAGCATGAACTCTGTGGGATCTGCTACTCAGCAGTTTAGTGTCAACAGCAAGAGTCCAGGTGTGTATCATGTGCACTGA
- the LOC134132876 gene encoding myelin-associated glycoprotein-like, translating into MAAALTLLLIGSLLQGSQSKDFKAVLPQTIEVPTGSCVTIPCSFKIEDKHKSNLDDTCGAKWFRDGTLVFNSKDPQTPSNNGELTGNLRKKDCTTTLNNIQPAKFKWTFSPDDPPRPTLTPSALKVEEGASVSLRCSAPAPCLSHPPNVTWTKGLGDIVETLQENEDRSKVLTSNVTFTASHKHHGETISCKASYHKQNGSAESAVSLTADVSYSPKVTTLLVCSSGPVPEGSNVSLTCSSTANPAVKNYTWYRDDGANETFIGTGHVLTIKASREVSPLLCKAHNDVGVGRSNITHIDVHGLYHAPNR; encoded by the exons ATGGCTGCAGCTCTGACTCTTCTTCTCATTGGTTCTCTGCTACAAG GTTCTCAGAGTAAAGATTTTAAGGCAGTTTTGCCGCAGACTATAGAGGTTCCTACAGGATCCTGTGTGACCATCCCCTGCTCCTTTAAAATAGAAGATAAACATAAATCCAATCTAGATGACACATGTGGAGCAAAATGGTTCAGAGATGGGACTCTTGTGTTTAACAGCAAAGATCCACAAACACCTTCAAATAATGGAGAACTGACAGGAAACTTGAGAAAAAAAGACTGCACCACAACCCTGAACAACATTCAACCTGCTAAA TTCAAATGGACCTTCTCACCAGATGATCCTCCCAGACCGACTCTGACTCCGTCAGctctgaaggtggaggagggagcctCAGTGAGTTTGAGGTgctctgctccagctccatgtcTGTCTCATCCTCCAAATGTGACATGGACCAAAGGCCTGGGGGACATTGTGGAGACACTGCAGGAGAATGAGGACAGAAGCAAAGTCCTGACCTCTAATGTGACCTTCACTGCCTCTCACAAGCATCATGGAGAGACGATCTCCTGTAAGGCCTCCTACCACAAACAGAATGGAAGCGCTGAGTCAGCTGTTAGTTTAACAGCTGATGTTTCAT ATTCCCCCAAAGTCACCACCTTGTTAGTCTGCTCCTCTGGTCCAGTACCTGAGGGCAGTAATGTGAGTCTGACATGCAGTAGTACTGCTAACCCAGCAGTGAAGAACTACACCTGGTACAGAGATGATGGAGCAAATGAGACTTTTATTGGGACCGGACATGTTCTCACCATTAAAGCCTCTAGAGAAGTCAGTCCTTTGCTCTGCAAGGCTCATAATGATGTTGGAGTTGGACGATCCAACATCACACACATAGATGTTCATGGTTTGTATCATGCACCCAACAGATAA
- the LOC119197332 gene encoding sialic acid-binding Ig-like lectin 14 — protein MAAALTLLLIASLLQGAQSKEFKAFMPKTIEVPTGSCVTIPCSFEIEDKHKSNLDDTCGAQWFNDKTLVFNSKYPQTLLNNGELTGNLTKKDCTTTLNNIQPAGNYRFNFRLECNNGLKWSFAVQAALLSIKDDPPRPTLTPSALKVEEGASVSLRCSAPAPCLSHPPNVTWTKGLGDIVETLQENEDRTKVLTSVVTFTASHKHHGETISCKASYHKQNGSAESTVSLKADVSYAPQILPSSDCIRAGDQLNCSCVTLGNPPPTVLWYVNESPVNHSKELLISSTTRRSIITLNKQQEAGLSSLLCRSMNSVGSATQRFCVSRPKAPTNAESQADCTGRFTLPFIATVVALTAALLCALLFAIRAHRTRCPNSGRSEYTGDTSTAVTSQGLAGEKLIEVTSVTAEEAIYANTNMTPHVPNTGAGHQQVACRSPEEKPNEDGSDVLYSSVTFKSHSKMEKGESSGGQNPSSCSYLEEERCREGGTATDYVVNAWELTGLYDTIGIGKVDTKKINTEYAQVHL, from the exons ATGGCTGCAGCTCTGACTCTCCTTCTCATTGCTTCTCTGCTGCAAG GTGCTCAGAGTAAAGAGTTTAAGGCATTTATGCCGAAGACTATAGAGGTTCCTACAGGATCCTGTGTGACCATCCCCTGCTCCTTTGAGATAGAAGATAAACATAAATCAAATCTAGATGACACATGTGGAGCGCAATGGTTCAACGATAAGACTCTTGTGTTTAACAGCAAATATCCACAAACACTTTTAAATAATGGAGAACTGACAGGAAACTTGACAAAAAAAGACTGCACCACAaccctgaacaacatccaaccTGCTGGCAACTATAGATTTAACTTCAGGTTGGAATGTAACAACGGTCTAAAATGGAGTTTTGCTGTACAAGCAGCACTTCTTTCAATCAAAG ATGATCCTCCCAGACCGACTCTGACTCCGTCAGctctgaaggtggaggagggagcctCAGTGAGTTTGAGGTgctctgctccagctccatgtcTGTCTCATCCTCCAAATGTGACATGGACCAAAGGCCTGGGGGACATTGTGGAGACACTGCAGGAGAATGAGGACAGAACCAAAGTCCTGACCTCTGTAGTGACCTTCACTGCCTCTCACAAGCATCATGGAGAGACGATCTCCTGTAAGGCCTCCTACCACAAACAGAATGGAAGCGCTGAGTCAACTGTTAGTTTAAAGGCTGATGTTTCAT ATGCACCACAGATCCTTCCCTCATCCGACTGCATCAGAGCTGGAGACCAGCTCAACTGCTCCTGTGTCACTCTGGGAAATCCTCCTCCCACTGTACTCTGGTATGTGAACGagtcacctgtcaatcactccaAAGAGCTTTTGATCAGCAGCACCACCAGGCGGAGCATCATCACACTGAATAAACAGCAGGAGGCGGGTCTTTCCTCCTTGCTCTGCCGCAGCATGAACTCTGTGGGATCTGCTACTCAGCGGTTTTGTGTCAGCAGGCCTAAGGCTCCAACTAACGCGGAAAGTCAAG CGGATTGTACAGGTCGATTCACGCTGCCATTCATCGCCACAGTTGTGGCCCTAACGGCAGCGCTCTTATGTGCTCTACTGTTTGCTATCAG AGCTCACAGGACCAGGTGCCCCAACTCTGGAAGGAGTGAGTACACAGGTGACACCAGCACAGCTGTGACGAGCCAAGGCCTCGCAGGTGAAAAGCTCATTGAG GTTACATCTGTAACAGCGGAGGAGGCTATCTATGCCAACACCAACATGACGCCACACGTGCCAAATACTGGTGCTGGACATCAACAGGTTGCGTGTAGAAGCCCAGAGGAGAAGCCGAATGAGGACGGCAGCGATGTGCTCTACTCGAGCGTCACTTTCAAGAGCCACAGCAAGATGGAGAAGGGCGAGAGCTCTGGGGGCCAGAATCCGTCTTCCTGCTCCtatctggaggaggagcggtgCAGGGAGGGAGGCACGGCCACAGATTACGTGGTCAACGCGTGGGAATTGACGGGCCTATATGACACAATCGGGATTGGGAAAGTTGACACGAAGAAAATCAACACCGAATATGCTCAGGTTCATTTGTAG
- the LOC119198086 gene encoding protein NLRC3-like: MDSAQQLLRSQRDLLLKWTVDHPAPLLRWLRDAEVLSSADYLSLLERTPSNAVAMALEMVCAAEESCLKFLQVLREVQDYYCSDLQVWVERHCTDNHTSKPLAPAEAEVKKSKGPIAKLFKSKRKGFNVTTEVQAEEEPKPRRSVKLTSIRVPIAAHKKTLLTRTEQLKCYSEGDAVASNSASHIEIRYTDLFVTEDDESVDSSQHEYFDLASRRARIYVHQACQRIRPCHLLSPRGTSGRPPKRVKVKGIAGIGKSAAVQRLVYEWAVGKNMREFTCVFDLRFRELNLIEAPLSLLELLGERFRYLKAVLPDLFTTPSSLLFILDGLDEFKSPLDWGGPDRDIDVGSKAQVSELMVALIKGSLLPEASVILTTRPTTEAPKRFFQRCCVVLGFEEDQVKEYTLKFYKDGGVAEKVYNYILNNDNLFVLSFIPLYCYIICTAMAEYFSPGHRDVGDAKSLELNPPKTVSEVYFCYLFTAVKHHALRGSAERCTPRSGVLSLAKQRLTALGKLAYENLLQKKIMFSRADLESFGVTAADLQSTFLCHILLPLREESVDMFSFFHLTVQEHLAALYCAVNLFSQEDIIQALDLWCFGLPAPSSTAAPLQNTELHKDKLQSLQMFTRFFMGLIRARLAGQLDGLVDRPMERESHIPAGLGLWFRDQFKGGELTNRAALNLFHCLMEFQTKEATSLAAPEIRNINLFKMKLSAVDCAAVHYVLQFSPHKLRELNLGYSNIGNRGLNRLGPILHRCESLYLRYNCLDKRAAILEAAILKSSECQVKKLFMCGNSLGPEGVLELWNALVHNSTVEELYLDITGITERGTENIVTCLGGNTSLKILTVVGNDIGEVGRRRLRELEQRRPGLRIIANFVDDLGLLQAYLDWVEEIRADSDQMDSVKNADALQSVLKGLQVAGEDVENRQNAEKAKELRANIEALLRSSGNVIKGGRVK, translated from the exons ATGGACTCGGCTCAGCAGTTGCTCCGGTCGCAGAGGGACTTGCTGCTGAAGTGGACTGTGGACCACCCGGCGCCCTTGCTGCGTTGGCTGCGTGATGCCGAGGTGCTGTCCTCGGCCGACTACCTGTCCCTGCTGGAGAGGACGCCTTCCAACGCCGTGGCCATGGCTCTGGAGATGGTGTGTGCCGCCGAGGAGAGCTGCCTTAAGTTTCTGCAGGTGCTGAGGGAGGTGCAGGATTATTACTGCAGCGATCTGCAGGTCTGGGTGGAGAGACACTGCACGGACAATCACACGAGCAAGCCACTCGCACCTGCGGAAGCCGAAG TGAAGAAGTCTAAAGGCCCCATTGCTAAACTGTTCAAAAGCAAGAGGAAGGGATTCAACGTGACTACTGAGGTTCAAG ctgaagaagaaccAAAACCTCGGAGGAGTGTGAAGCTGACCAGCATCCGAG TTCCCATTGCTGCCCataaaaaaaccctcttgaCGCGCACAGAGCAGTTAAAGTGCTACTCGGAGGGCGACGCCGTGGCTTCAAACTCGGCTTCTCACATCGAGATCCGCTACACTGACCTCTTCGTGACGGAAGATGACGAGTCGGTCGACAGCAGCCAGCACGAGTACTTCGACCTGGCGAGCAGGCGAGCCCGCATCTATGTCCACCAGGCTTGCCAGCGCATCCGGCCGTGCCATCTGCTGAGCCCCCGAGGGACATCGGGTCGCCCCCCCAAACGGGTAAAAGTGAAGGGCATCGCCGGCATCGGAAAGAGCGCGGCGGTGCAGAGACTCGTCTACGAGTGGGCAGTCGGGAAGAATATGCGAGAATTCACCTGCGTATTTGACCTGCGCTTCAGAGAGCTCAATCTGATCGAAGCACCGCTGAGCTTattggagctgctgggagaacGGTTCCGGTACCTAAAAGCAGTCCTGCCGGACCTTTTCACGACGCCGAGCTCTTTGCTCTTCATCTTAGATGGATTGGATGAGTTCAAATCCCCTTTGGACTGGGGCGGTCCCGACAGAGACATCGACGTCGGTTCGAAGGCGCAGGTGTCCGAGTTGATGGTGGCTTTGATCAAAGGAAGCCTCCTGCCAGAGGCATCGGTCATTCTGACCACGAGACCGACCACTGAAGCTCCCAAGCGTTTCTTCCAGAGGTGTTGTGTGGTGCTGGGCTTCGAGGAGGACCAGGTGAAGGAATACACCCTCAAGTTCTACAAAGACGGAGGAGTTGCCGAAAAAGTCTACAATTACATCTTGAACAATGACAACCTTTTTGTGCTGTCCTTCATCCCCCTTTATTGCTACATCATCTGTACCGCCATGGCTGAGTACTTCTCTCCGGGGCATCGAGATGTCGGGGACGCAAAGTCCCTGGAATTAAACCCGCCCAAAACCGTCAGCGAGGTGTATTTCTGCTACCTGTTCACGGCGGTGAAGCACCACGCGCTGAGAGGATCTGCGGAGAGGTGCACCCCGAGATCTGGGGTTCTCTCACTGGCGAAGCAGCGTCTGACTGCCCTGGGGAAACTGGCTTACGAAAACCTTCTCCAGAAGAAGATCATGTTCAGCAGAGCAGATCTGGAGAGTTTCGGTGTTACGGCTGCTGATCTCCAGAGCACCTTCCTCTGCCACATCCTCCTGCCTCTCAGAGAGGAGTCGGTggacatgttttctttcttccaccTGACAGTTCAAGAACATCTGGCTGCGCTCTACTGCGCTGTTAATCTCTTCAGCCAGGAGGACATAATCCAAGCTCTGGACCTCTGGTGCTTTGGGCTACCGGCGCCCTCCTCCACGGCCGCACCGCTTCAAAACACAGAACTCCACAAGGACAAGCTGCAGAGCCTCCAGATGTTCACGCGCTTCTTCATGGGCCTGATCCGAGCTCGGCTGGCCGGTCAGTTGGACGGCCTGGTGGATCGCCCCATGGAGCGAGAGAGTCACATCCCCGCCGGGTTGGGTTTGTGGTTCCGAGACCAGTTTAAGGGAGGAGAGCTCACGAACCGGGCAGCCCTCAACCTCTTCCACTGCCTGATGGAGTTCCAGACGAAGGAAGCCACCAGCTTGGCGGCGCCGGAGATCAGGAACATCAACCTGTTTAAAATGAAGCTGAGTGCTGTGGACTGCGCCGCCGTGCACTACGTGCTGCAGTTCTCGCCCCACAAGCTGCGGGAGCTCAACTTGGGCTACTCCAACATCGGTAACAGGGGACTAAACAGACTGGGGCCGATCCTACACCGATGTGAATCTCTCTA TTTGAGATATAACTGCCTGGACAAGCGAGCGGCTATTTTAGAAGCAGCGATTCTGAAGTCGAGCGAGTGCCAAGTTAAGAAGCTGTT TATGTGCGGAAACAGCCTGGGTCCAGAGGGCGTCTTGGAGTTGTGGAACGCTCTGGTGCACAACTCCACCGTGGAGGAACTCTATCTGGACATCACCGGCATCACAGAGCGGGGAACGGAAAACATCGTCACCTGCCTCGGCGGGAACACCTCTCTGAAGATCCTGAC AGTCGTCGGTAATGACATCGGcgaggtggggaggaggaggctgagggagCTGGAGCAACGACGACCGGGCCTACGAATCATTGCAAACTTTGTGGACGACCTGGGGTTGCTTCAGGCGTACCTGGACTGGGTGGAGGAGATCAGGGCCGACAGCGACCAGATGGACTCGGTGAAGAACGCAGATGCCCTGCAGTCAGTACTGAAGGGGCTCCAGGTGGCGGGAGAAGACGTGGAGAACAGGCAGAACGCGGAGAAAGCAAAGGAGCTCCGGGCAAATATTGAAGCGTTGCTGAGGTCTTCCGGGAATGTGATTAAAGGAGGACGGGTCAAGTAG